A single genomic interval of Aureliella helgolandensis harbors:
- a CDS encoding menaquinone biosynthesis family protein, giving the protein MTRSVSSPPPIRLGISTCPNDTFTFHALLNRLVDWKGLDFHIELLDIQQLNRRLFEGSFDVAKASFHAALLLSQKFQVLPSGSALGFGVGPLLLAAHPDSTPEQKEQLTLCPGEHTTAALLFRLFYPQTTRIEHVVFSDIMPRLQRATADFGVCIHEGRFTWKQQGLSLVADLGTRWEAETECPLPLGGLLVSQELSPESASRVQEVVAASLQYSLENRSAALPTMRKYAQEFDDEVLMQHVDLYVNDWTVELGTIGQTALQALSDRARASGLIDSQQPPLSIFQPSI; this is encoded by the coding sequence GTGACGCGTTCCGTTAGTTCCCCCCCTCCAATCCGACTGGGTATTTCCACTTGCCCGAATGACACCTTTACCTTCCACGCATTGCTGAACCGACTCGTCGACTGGAAGGGACTCGATTTCCACATTGAATTGCTAGACATTCAACAGCTCAACCGACGTCTATTTGAGGGCAGCTTCGACGTCGCCAAAGCCAGTTTCCATGCAGCGTTGCTGCTGTCTCAGAAGTTCCAAGTCTTACCGTCAGGATCCGCGCTCGGCTTTGGCGTCGGACCACTTTTACTTGCAGCCCACCCCGATTCAACACCTGAACAGAAAGAGCAGCTCACACTCTGCCCAGGCGAGCACACGACCGCCGCCTTGCTATTCCGACTGTTCTACCCGCAAACCACTCGAATCGAACATGTCGTTTTTTCGGACATCATGCCCCGTCTCCAGCGTGCGACGGCCGACTTTGGCGTCTGCATTCATGAGGGACGGTTTACTTGGAAACAACAGGGACTCAGTCTTGTTGCCGACTTAGGAACGCGCTGGGAAGCTGAGACCGAGTGTCCGCTACCTCTGGGAGGCTTGCTGGTATCGCAGGAGCTATCGCCCGAGAGCGCTTCCCGAGTGCAGGAGGTCGTGGCTGCCTCACTGCAGTACTCTCTAGAGAATCGGTCTGCCGCGTTGCCGACAATGCGCAAGTACGCTCAGGAATTCGATGACGAAGTGCTGATGCAGCATGTAGATCTGTACGTCAACGACTGGACCGTTGAACTGGGAACAATCGGACAAACCGCCCTGCAAGCCCTATCTGACCGTGCTAGAGCCAGCGGGTTGATCGATTCGCAGCAACCACCGCTATCGATCTTCCAGCCCTCCATTTAA
- the mqnB gene encoding futalosine hydrolase, with protein MTTDLILIPTQLERNTLQPYLDEADQHSQSPHTGGTHLQARPQLRIALCGFGPIVSAARAVQLLQTTQAERVWLLGIAGTLTNQLRIGQAYTFDATACYGIGAGTGAAHQSAASMGWKQWPQSPQIGDTLPLTVSPAFHQDSATTAIAKGVLLTCPSASADREDVALRRQAYSDACAEDMEGFSVATACHLLNTPLHIIRGISNQAGDRDHNQWKIDQALRAVGELFLRARDSQPPSQLSPHR; from the coding sequence ATGACGACCGACCTAATCCTCATCCCCACTCAGCTGGAGCGAAACACCCTCCAGCCTTATTTGGATGAAGCAGACCAGCATTCGCAGTCCCCGCATACCGGCGGGACGCATCTCCAAGCTCGCCCTCAACTGCGCATCGCCCTGTGTGGCTTCGGGCCAATCGTTTCCGCAGCACGCGCCGTGCAATTGCTCCAAACGACGCAGGCCGAGCGAGTCTGGTTGCTAGGGATTGCCGGAACGCTCACCAATCAGCTGCGCATCGGCCAAGCATACACGTTCGACGCAACCGCATGCTATGGCATCGGAGCGGGAACCGGCGCTGCTCACCAGTCGGCTGCAAGCATGGGCTGGAAACAGTGGCCGCAATCGCCGCAGATTGGAGACACTCTGCCACTGACCGTCTCACCTGCCTTCCACCAAGATTCGGCAACGACTGCCATTGCAAAAGGTGTCCTACTCACCTGCCCATCCGCGTCTGCAGACCGAGAGGACGTTGCCTTGCGGCGGCAAGCCTACTCAGATGCCTGCGCGGAGGACATGGAAGGATTCTCCGTCGCGACCGCTTGCCATTTACTAAACACGCCTCTACACATCATCCGTGGCATTTCCAACCAAGCTGGTGACCGAGACCACAATCAGTGGAAGATCGACCAAGCGCTGCGTGCCGTCGGGGAACTGTTCTTGAGAGCCAGAGACTCGCAACCACCGTCCCAGCTGTCCCCCCATCGCTAG